One window of the Pseudomonas lurida genome contains the following:
- a CDS encoding NAD(P)-dependent oxidoreductase, with product MSKIAIIGATGRAGSQLLEEALRRGHSVVAIARNTDPLAVRPGVTVKQVDALDADALQQAISGSDVVISAAHFATLPASAVIEPVKKAGVKRLLVVGGAGSLLLPGGGRVIDSEGFPAEYKAEASAGAAFLDTLRQEKALDWTFLSPSAEFVETERTGTFRVGQDDLLVSSEGRSWISFADYAIALIDEVESPKHSRQRFTVGY from the coding sequence ATGAGCAAGATCGCAATCATTGGGGCCACCGGCCGTGCCGGTAGCCAACTGCTGGAAGAAGCCTTGCGCCGTGGGCATAGCGTCGTGGCCATTGCGCGCAATACCGACCCATTGGCCGTGCGCCCGGGCGTCACCGTGAAGCAAGTTGATGCACTGGATGCCGACGCCCTGCAACAGGCCATCAGCGGCAGCGACGTGGTGATCAGCGCGGCGCACTTTGCCACCCTGCCCGCCAGTGCCGTGATCGAGCCCGTGAAGAAAGCCGGGGTGAAACGCTTGCTGGTAGTGGGCGGGGCCGGTTCTCTGCTGCTGCCGGGTGGCGGTCGGGTGATCGACAGCGAAGGTTTCCCGGCTGAGTACAAGGCCGAAGCCAGCGCAGGCGCAGCGTTTCTCGACACGTTGCGTCAGGAAAAAGCATTGGATTGGACCTTCCTGTCGCCATCGGCGGAGTTCGTTGAAACCGAACGTACCGGCACATTCCGTGTGGGCCAGGATGATCTGCTGGTGAGCAGCGAAGGCCGTAGCTGGATCAGCTTTGCCGACTACGCCATCGCCCTGATCGACGAAGTTGAATCGCCGAAACACTCGCGCCAACGCTTCACCGTGGGTTACTGA
- a CDS encoding aldehyde dehydrogenase family protein has translation MSAVLNGIYIDGSWRAGHEVLEVINPASEAVLAKVSVGDASTVALAVDAASAAFVGWSKSTGRDRGALLRKIAQGVSEQREQLMHLQSSNNGKPLFEAAIDVDDVIATFEYYATVADGMDAGQDRPVVLPSADFSARLRREPCGVVGLIVPWNFPMVTTAWKLAPALAAGCCVVLKPSEVTPLAELQLARIIAEAGLPAGVFNLVCGPGLEVGAPLAADHRVAKISFTGSNAVGVHVMQRAAETIKGVSLELGGKSSLLVLADADLDLAVELACGGGFFNAGQMCSATSRVLVADSMADAFLQRLQARAEGIRVADPFADAVEMGALINRVQYQRVLGHIQRGLEDGARLLCGGARPVDLPKGFFIRPTVFTDVPLDSALWNEEIFGPVLCVRRFASEEEAIALANNSDFGLVASVVSANTETAERVANALQAGLVWINAPQVIFPQTAWGGYKQSSIGRELGPWGLAAFQEIKHVIRSN, from the coding sequence ATGAGCGCGGTGTTGAACGGGATCTATATCGACGGTTCGTGGCGTGCCGGTCATGAAGTACTTGAGGTGATCAACCCGGCCAGCGAGGCCGTTTTGGCCAAGGTCAGCGTTGGCGATGCGAGCACCGTGGCCCTGGCGGTGGATGCGGCCAGTGCCGCCTTTGTCGGTTGGTCGAAAAGCACCGGCCGCGATCGCGGCGCGCTGCTGCGCAAGATCGCCCAGGGCGTGAGCGAGCAGCGCGAACAGCTGATGCACCTGCAGTCGAGCAACAATGGCAAGCCGCTGTTTGAAGCGGCGATTGATGTGGACGACGTGATCGCCACCTTCGAGTACTACGCCACGGTGGCCGACGGCATGGACGCCGGCCAGGACCGTCCGGTAGTGCTGCCCAGCGCCGACTTCAGCGCACGCCTGCGGCGTGAACCGTGCGGCGTGGTGGGGCTGATCGTGCCGTGGAATTTCCCGATGGTGACCACCGCCTGGAAACTCGCACCGGCCCTCGCAGCCGGTTGCTGCGTGGTGCTGAAGCCCTCGGAAGTGACGCCGTTGGCAGAGCTACAGTTGGCGCGGATCATCGCCGAGGCAGGCTTGCCGGCTGGGGTATTCAACCTCGTGTGTGGCCCGGGCCTGGAGGTCGGCGCGCCGCTGGCGGCGGATCATCGGGTGGCGAAGATTTCCTTCACCGGCAGTAACGCAGTCGGTGTGCACGTAATGCAGCGCGCCGCCGAAACCATCAAGGGTGTGAGCCTGGAATTGGGCGGTAAGTCCTCGTTGCTGGTACTGGCGGACGCCGACCTGGACCTGGCGGTGGAACTGGCCTGTGGCGGCGGTTTTTTCAATGCCGGCCAGATGTGTTCCGCCACCAGCCGCGTACTGGTAGCGGACAGCATGGCGGATGCATTCCTGCAGCGTCTGCAGGCGCGGGCCGAAGGCATTCGCGTGGCCGATCCGTTTGCCGACGCGGTGGAAATGGGTGCCTTGATCAACCGCGTGCAGTATCAGCGGGTGCTGGGGCATATCCAACGAGGCCTCGAAGACGGCGCCCGCTTACTCTGCGGTGGCGCGCGGCCGGTGGACTTGCCGAAGGGCTTCTTCATTCGTCCCACCGTGTTCACCGATGTGCCGTTGGACAGCGCACTGTGGAACGAAGAAATTTTCGGCCCGGTACTGTGTGTACGTCGTTTTGCCTCGGAGGAAGAAGCTATCGCCCTTGCCAATAACAGTGACTTCGGCCTGGTCGCCAGTGTGGTCAGTGCCAATACCGAGACCGCCGAACGCGTGGCCAATGCCTTGCAAGCCGGGCTGGTGTGGATCAACGCACCGCAAGTAATCTTCCCGCAAACCGCATGGGGCGGTTACAAGCAGAGCAGCATCGGCCGCGAATTGGGGCCGTGGGGGCTGGCGGCGTTCCAAGAGATCAAGCACGTGATCCGGTCTAACTAG
- a CDS encoding MBL fold metallo-hydrolase → MISTLKRLAIATAALAFAAHAAAADLKLDAYNPGTSAMMPVSSVLVSGEKDLILVNAQFGKSQAEQLVAKIRASGKHLTTIYVSDGDPDFYFGLDTLTAAFPDAKVLATQPVVNHIKATIEQKIAFWSPKLGADKPSKAIIPQVLKGHTLTLEGKTLEVIGLDGAQPDRTFVWIPSIKAVVGGVVVFENTHVWMADTQTAKSHTDWLATLQRIQDLKPSTVIPGHYLGTPTVQSVAFTADYIKAFDIETAKAKDSTALIAAMKKRYPNLEDESSLELSAKVAKGEMKW, encoded by the coding sequence ATGATCTCGACGCTCAAACGATTGGCCATCGCCACGGCTGCCCTGGCCTTCGCCGCCCATGCCGCGGCCGCCGACCTGAAGCTGGACGCCTACAACCCCGGCACCTCGGCGATGATGCCCGTGAGCTCGGTGCTGGTCAGCGGCGAGAAAGACCTCATCCTGGTGAACGCCCAATTCGGCAAGTCCCAAGCCGAGCAGCTTGTGGCAAAGATTCGCGCCAGCGGCAAGCACTTGACCACCATCTATGTCAGCGACGGCGACCCTGACTTCTACTTTGGCCTCGACACCCTGACGGCCGCTTTCCCCGACGCGAAGGTACTGGCAACCCAGCCCGTGGTGAACCACATCAAGGCCACCATTGAGCAAAAAATCGCGTTCTGGAGCCCGAAGCTGGGGGCAGACAAGCCAAGCAAAGCCATCATCCCGCAAGTGCTGAAAGGCCATACCCTGACCCTCGAAGGCAAGACGCTGGAAGTGATCGGCCTGGACGGCGCGCAACCGGACCGCACCTTTGTGTGGATTCCATCGATCAAGGCCGTGGTCGGGGGCGTCGTCGTCTTTGAAAACACCCACGTCTGGATGGCCGATACGCAAACCGCGAAGTCCCACACCGACTGGCTGGCCACCTTGCAACGCATCCAGGACCTGAAACCGTCCACCGTGATTCCGGGCCACTACCTGGGTACGCCCACCGTACAGTCCGTGGCCTTTACCGCCGACTACATCAAGGCTTTCGATATCGAGACCGCCAAGGCCAAGGACTCGACTGCACTGATCGCGGCGATGAAAAAGCGTTACCCGAACCTTGAAGACGAAAGCAGCCTGGAACTGAGCGCCAAAGTCGCCAAGGGCGAAATGAAGTGGTGA
- a CDS encoding helix-turn-helix domain-containing protein, whose product MTKTAIPVFKLYGEHQQWPTPDLLHCETISRRSREYQWEIQPHRHADLCQLLYVHKGQAQLEIEGQRSTLNEATLQVLPPLCVHGFHFSEDVEGYVVTLAAPLVSHLQAQLGTTVDGLHALGCYTAGKDSDYLNSLFVRLQEEYADEQPARDMMMHALVSVLLVWISRQAIQRRHPRAPRGQEYFRRFTQLVEQHYREHPKIEDLAHKLGISVSHLNGTCRELGGQPALQIMHDRQLLEAKRLLTYTSMTINEMSEVLGFSDPTNFSRLFRRRVGFSPKAFREQLKSETPQP is encoded by the coding sequence ATGACCAAAACCGCGATTCCGGTCTTCAAGCTTTACGGGGAACACCAGCAATGGCCGACCCCCGATTTGTTGCACTGCGAAACTATTTCCCGACGCAGCCGGGAATACCAGTGGGAAATCCAACCCCACCGGCACGCGGATCTGTGCCAGTTGCTGTACGTGCACAAGGGCCAGGCACAGTTGGAAATCGAAGGCCAGCGCTCCACGCTGAATGAAGCGACCTTGCAGGTGTTGCCACCCCTGTGTGTGCACGGGTTTCATTTTTCCGAGGATGTCGAAGGCTACGTGGTGACGCTCGCGGCGCCGCTGGTCAGCCACTTGCAAGCCCAGTTGGGCACCACGGTAGACGGCTTGCACGCGCTGGGCTGCTATACAGCGGGCAAGGACAGTGACTACCTCAACAGCCTGTTTGTGCGCTTGCAGGAAGAGTACGCCGACGAACAACCGGCGCGGGACATGATGATGCATGCACTGGTGAGCGTGCTGCTGGTCTGGATCAGCCGCCAGGCCATCCAGCGTCGCCACCCACGGGCCCCCAGGGGTCAGGAATACTTCCGGCGCTTTACCCAACTGGTCGAGCAACACTACCGCGAGCATCCGAAGATCGAGGACCTGGCCCACAAGCTGGGCATCTCGGTCTCGCACCTGAACGGGACATGTCGGGAATTGGGGGGGCAGCCGGCGCTGCAGATCATGCACGACCGCCAGCTGCTGGAGGCCAAGCGGCTGCTGACCTACACCAGCATGACCATCAATGAAATGTCGGAGGTATTGGGTTTTTCCGACCCGACCAACTTCTCTCGGCTGTTCCGCCGCCGGGTCGGGTTCTCACCCAAGGCGTTTCGCGAACAACTGAAGAGCGAAACGCCTCAGCCCTGA
- the pobA gene encoding 4-hydroxybenzoate 3-monooxygenase, translating to MNTQVAIIGAGPAGLLLGQLLHNAGIETLILERQSADYVQGRIRAGVLEQGMVDLLRQAGVSQRMDNEGLVHDGFELALNDQLTHIDLKALTGGQSVMIYGQTEVTRDLMAARTAAGAITLYEARNVQPHGLKSDQPWLTFEHQGEAFRLECDYIAGCDGFHGVARQSIPADSLKVFERVYPFGWLGILADTPPVHAELVYAKHPRGFALCSMRSPTRSRYYLQVPVDEPIDEWSDARFWDELKTRLPSHLAEHLVTGPSIEKSIAPLRSFVVEPMQYGRLFLLGDAAHIVPPTGAKGLNLAASDVSTLYRILLKVYREGRVDLLERYSAICLRRVWKAERFSWWMTSMLHQFPEADGFSQRIAESELEYFIHSEAGRKTIAENYVGLPYEAIE from the coding sequence TTGAACACCCAAGTCGCCATTATCGGCGCCGGTCCCGCGGGGCTGTTGCTCGGCCAACTGTTGCACAACGCCGGTATCGAGACCCTCATCCTAGAGCGCCAGAGCGCTGATTACGTGCAAGGCCGCATCCGTGCCGGGGTGCTGGAACAAGGCATGGTCGACCTGCTGAGGCAGGCGGGCGTCAGCCAGCGCATGGACAACGAAGGCCTGGTGCACGATGGCTTCGAGTTGGCGCTCAACGATCAACTGACCCACATCGACCTCAAGGCGCTCACCGGTGGTCAGTCGGTGATGATCTACGGCCAGACCGAAGTCACCCGCGACCTCATGGCTGCCCGCACTGCCGCTGGCGCCATCACCCTGTACGAAGCCCGCAACGTTCAGCCCCACGGGCTCAAAAGTGATCAGCCCTGGCTCACGTTCGAGCATCAGGGCGAAGCTTTTCGCCTGGAGTGCGACTACATCGCCGGGTGCGATGGTTTCCACGGCGTTGCACGCCAATCGATCCCGGCGGATTCACTCAAGGTCTTCGAGCGGGTCTACCCATTCGGCTGGCTGGGCATCCTCGCCGACACGCCACCAGTGCACGCTGAACTGGTGTACGCCAAGCACCCGCGTGGCTTTGCCCTGTGCAGCATGCGTTCACCCACGCGCAGCCGTTATTACCTGCAAGTGCCGGTGGACGAACCTATTGATGAATGGTCCGATGCACGCTTTTGGGACGAACTGAAAACACGCCTGCCCAGCCATCTCGCCGAACACCTGGTGACCGGCCCCTCGATCGAGAAAAGCATCGCGCCGCTGCGCAGTTTTGTGGTGGAACCGATGCAGTACGGACGCCTGTTCCTGCTGGGGGACGCGGCACATATCGTGCCGCCCACGGGGGCCAAGGGCTTGAACCTCGCAGCCAGTGACGTGAGCACGCTGTATCGGATCCTGCTCAAGGTCTACCGCGAGGGGCGGGTGGACTTGCTGGAACGCTACTCCGCCATCTGCCTGCGGCGGGTGTGGAAGGCCGAACGGTTTTCGTGGTGGATGACCTCCATGCTGCACCAGTTTCCCGAGGCGGACGGGTTCAGCCAGCGTATCGCCGAGAGTGAGCTCGAGTACTTCATCCACTCCGAGGCGGGGCGCAAGACCATCGCAGAAAATTACGTCGGACTTCCTTACGAAGCTATCGAATAG
- a CDS encoding LysR substrate-binding domain-containing protein, giving the protein MKRLPPLPALHTFWITAQCCNFTRAAEQLHITQGAVSRQVAGLESHLGYALFQRQARGLSLTEEGREWSLRAQQVFGLLGEAVEQIGSRRQTLQLKASTCVMRWLLPRLMQWQKERPDVPVELTTTVAYTVDFRREQFDAAVIYAPIAEQSAEARHLFDEQLTPVCAPALLGRLHTPADLQQQVLLHPTRDERDWALWLKAASTRLSNLSQGHHFETLDLAMTVASQGSGVAIGDSALIGEDLKAGRLATPFELRVPTGMGYYLVYPPGTEPSAGLEALMDWLVSQARHS; this is encoded by the coding sequence ATGAAACGCCTCCCGCCGCTGCCTGCGTTGCACACCTTCTGGATCACGGCCCAGTGCTGCAACTTCACGCGTGCCGCCGAGCAATTGCACATCACCCAGGGCGCGGTGAGCCGGCAGGTTGCCGGGCTGGAAAGCCACCTGGGCTACGCGCTGTTCCAACGCCAGGCGCGGGGCTTGAGCCTGACCGAAGAAGGCCGCGAATGGTCGCTGCGCGCGCAACAGGTGTTCGGCCTGCTCGGCGAGGCGGTCGAGCAGATCGGCAGTCGCCGCCAGACCCTGCAACTCAAGGCCTCCACCTGCGTGATGCGCTGGCTGCTACCGCGCCTGATGCAATGGCAGAAAGAGCGCCCGGACGTGCCGGTCGAACTCACCACCACGGTGGCCTACACCGTGGACTTTCGCCGTGAGCAATTCGACGCTGCAGTGATCTATGCGCCTATCGCCGAGCAGTCGGCCGAGGCGCGGCACCTGTTCGATGAACAGCTCACCCCGGTCTGCGCGCCGGCCTTGCTCGGGAGGTTGCACACCCCGGCAGACCTGCAGCAACAGGTACTGCTGCACCCCACGCGGGACGAGCGGGACTGGGCGCTGTGGCTGAAGGCGGCGAGTACGCGGCTCAGCAATTTGAGCCAGGGGCATCATTTTGAAACGCTGGATCTGGCCATGACGGTAGCGTCCCAAGGTTCCGGCGTGGCGATTGGCGACAGTGCGTTGATTGGCGAGGATTTGAAGGCAGGGCGGTTGGCGACGCCGTTTGAACTGCGGGTGCCGACGGGGATGGGGTATTACCTGGTGTATCCGCCGGGCACCGAGCCTTCGGCGGGGCTTGAGGCACTGATGGATTGGTTGGTCAGCCAGGCACGACACTCGTAG
- a CDS encoding LysR family transcriptional regulator, which produces MDRLQAMRVFVTVVDLGSQSAAADQLELSRPVVSRYLAELEDWVGARLMHRTTRKLSLTAAGGEMLPRCRQMLELCSDMQAAVSEPDEAPRGQLRLSVSSSFGQAQLADAVAEYVKRFPLVSIDLQMLDRTVNLVDERIDLAIRTSFELDPNLIARKLTLCRSVICASPAYLLEHPQPRQVHDLAGHNCLTHSYFGKSLWHFTENGEPVSVAVQGNITANEATTLLRVTLAGAGVARLPSYQAGDYIRSGELIRLLPEAEPQQMNVYAVYASRKHMPLALRSLLDFLVLRFPEEPVWDIGL; this is translated from the coding sequence ATGGATCGTCTTCAAGCAATGCGAGTGTTTGTGACGGTAGTCGACCTGGGCAGCCAGTCGGCCGCTGCGGATCAACTGGAGCTGTCGCGACCGGTGGTCTCGCGGTACCTGGCCGAGCTCGAGGATTGGGTCGGCGCGCGCCTGATGCATCGCACCACGCGCAAGCTCAGCCTCACCGCCGCCGGTGGTGAAATGCTGCCCCGCTGCCGGCAGATGCTGGAGCTGTGCAGTGACATGCAGGCGGCCGTCAGTGAGCCGGACGAGGCGCCACGCGGCCAGTTGCGGCTGAGTGTCAGCAGCTCATTCGGCCAGGCGCAGCTGGCGGATGCCGTGGCCGAGTACGTGAAGCGTTTTCCGTTGGTCAGCATCGATCTGCAGATGCTCGACCGCACGGTGAACCTTGTGGATGAGCGTATCGACCTGGCAATCCGCACCAGTTTTGAACTTGACCCCAACCTGATCGCACGCAAGCTGACGCTTTGTCGTTCGGTGATCTGCGCGTCGCCGGCGTACCTGCTGGAGCACCCGCAGCCACGCCAGGTGCACGACCTGGCTGGACACAATTGCCTGACGCACTCTTACTTCGGCAAAAGCCTGTGGCATTTCACCGAGAACGGCGAGCCGGTGTCCGTGGCGGTGCAGGGCAATATCACCGCCAATGAAGCGACGACCTTGTTGCGGGTGACGCTGGCGGGGGCCGGGGTGGCACGGTTGCCCAGTTATCAGGCGGGGGATTACATCCGCAGCGGCGAACTGATCCGTTTGCTGCCCGAGGCTGAGCCCCAGCAAATGAATGTCTACGCGGTGTATGCCTCGCGCAAGCACATGCCGTTGGCGCTGCGCAGTCTGCTTGATTTCCTGGTGCTGCGGTTCCCGGAAGAACCCGTCTGGGATATCGGTCTTTGA
- a CDS encoding 5-guanidino-2-oxopentanoate decarboxylase — MATCGEVLVNLLEGYGVDQVFGIPGVHTVELYRGLARSSIRHVTPRHEQGAGFMADGYARTRGKPGVCFIITGPGMTNITTAMGQAYADSIPMLVISSVQSRSQLGGGRGKLHELPNQGAMMAGVAAFSHTLMSAAELPGVLARAFALFQAGRPRPVHIEIPLDVLVENADALLGSEPVSVARAGAAPSAVKQMSQLLAAAKKPLILAGGGAIDAAPALTQLAEALGAPVALTINAKGMLPARHPLLIGSTQTLVATRALVAEADVVLAIGTELAETDYDVTFAGGFEIPGALLRVDIDPDQTVRNYPPQVALVADAHMAAEALLAELDSKPLPPRDSAWGAERVARLWAELNPAWDAATRAQTLFLHTVLETLPNAVLVGDSTQPVYSGNLTLNLDHPRRWFNSSTGYGTLGYALPAAIGAWLGRGDGQPVVCLIGDGGLQFTLSELASAVEARTPVIVLLWNNHGYEEIKKYMVNRAIEPVGVDIYTPDFIGVAKALGCAAESIQGIAHLRTALRSAADRPGPTLIEIEQGQWMREVAV; from the coding sequence ATGGCGACCTGCGGCGAAGTATTGGTCAACCTCCTGGAAGGCTACGGCGTGGACCAGGTGTTCGGCATCCCCGGCGTACACACCGTGGAGCTGTACCGCGGCCTGGCCCGCTCCAGCATCCGTCACGTCACCCCGCGCCACGAACAGGGCGCTGGCTTCATGGCCGACGGTTACGCGCGCACCCGCGGCAAGCCTGGCGTGTGCTTCATCATCACCGGCCCCGGCATGACCAATATCACCACCGCCATGGGCCAGGCCTATGCCGACTCGATCCCGATGCTGGTGATTTCCAGCGTGCAGTCACGCAGCCAGTTGGGCGGCGGGCGCGGCAAGTTGCATGAGCTGCCGAACCAGGGCGCGATGATGGCTGGCGTGGCGGCGTTCTCCCATACCCTGATGTCGGCAGCAGAATTGCCAGGCGTATTGGCGCGGGCCTTTGCGTTGTTCCAGGCCGGGCGACCGCGCCCGGTGCACATCGAAATCCCGTTGGACGTGCTGGTGGAAAACGCCGACGCACTGCTGGGCAGTGAGCCGGTGAGCGTGGCCCGTGCCGGGGCGGCGCCGTCGGCGGTCAAGCAGATGAGCCAGTTGCTCGCCGCGGCCAAAAAACCGTTGATTCTGGCCGGTGGCGGCGCCATCGATGCAGCCCCGGCACTGACGCAATTGGCCGAGGCGCTCGGCGCGCCAGTGGCGCTGACCATCAACGCCAAGGGCATGCTGCCTGCCCGCCATCCGCTGCTGATCGGCTCGACCCAGACCCTGGTCGCCACCCGCGCGTTGGTGGCAGAAGCAGACGTGGTCCTGGCCATCGGCACCGAACTGGCAGAAACCGACTATGACGTGACCTTCGCCGGGGGCTTCGAGATTCCCGGCGCGTTGCTGCGCGTCGACATCGACCCGGACCAGACCGTGCGCAACTACCCGCCTCAAGTCGCCTTGGTGGCCGATGCACACATGGCCGCCGAAGCCTTGCTCGCCGAACTGGACAGCAAGCCATTGCCACCCCGTGACAGTGCCTGGGGCGCTGAGCGTGTCGCGCGCCTATGGGCCGAACTGAACCCTGCCTGGGATGCGGCTACCCGCGCGCAAACCCTGTTCCTCCACACTGTCCTGGAAACATTGCCCAACGCCGTGCTGGTCGGCGATTCCACCCAACCGGTGTACAGCGGCAACCTGACCCTGAACCTCGACCACCCGCGCCGCTGGTTCAACTCATCCACTGGCTACGGCACCTTGGGCTATGCCCTGCCCGCCGCCATCGGTGCCTGGCTGGGGCGCGGCGACGGGCAACCGGTGGTGTGCCTGATCGGCGACGGCGGCCTGCAATTCACCTTGTCGGAACTGGCCAGCGCCGTGGAAGCCCGCACGCCGGTCATCGTGCTGCTGTGGAATAACCACGGCTATGAAGAGATCAAGAAATACATGGTCAACCGCGCGATCGAGCCGGTCGGCGTAGACATCTACACCCCGGACTTCATCGGGGTGGCCAAGGCACTGGGTTGTGCTGCCGAAAGCATCCAGGGCATCGCGCACCTGCGTACGGCATTGCGCAGTGCTGCAGATCGCCCGGGGCCGACGCTGATTGAAATCGAACAGGGCCAGTGGATGCGGGAGGTCGCGGTATGA
- a CDS encoding cyanate transporter, which yields METVHTKPTTALWLMISVVLVALNLRPSMAAVGPLLSSIRAEVALSFSSAALLTMLPVMAMGAAMFLGMGLAKRFGEHRSIVVSLVVIGMATLSRLFLDSALELIVSAIAAGVGIAMIQALMPALIKARFSDNVSLFMGLYVTAIMGGAAMAASFSPFVQVQTGSWRIGLAIWAVLAVLALVSWHAQRCVLPPMPQAARGPQASFFANGRAWLLAVFFGLGTASYTCVLAWLAPYYVEQGWSEQNAGLLLGFLTAMEVVSGLITPAIANRRQDKRGVVAVLLVMIILGFCGLILSPHHLSLLWPCLLGLGIGGLFPMSLILSLDHLDNPRRAGGLTAFVQGIGYLIAGLSPLIAGMIRDQLGSFEWAWWSLTAVIVVMLVIVTRFNPRHYARHIG from the coding sequence ATGGAAACCGTCCACACCAAACCCACCACCGCCCTTTGGCTGATGATCAGCGTCGTGCTGGTCGCCCTCAACCTGCGCCCATCGATGGCTGCCGTCGGCCCGTTGTTGTCATCGATCCGCGCGGAGGTGGCCTTGAGCTTCAGCAGCGCAGCCCTACTGACCATGTTGCCGGTGATGGCCATGGGCGCGGCGATGTTCCTTGGCATGGGCCTGGCCAAGCGCTTTGGCGAGCACCGCAGCATCGTGGTGTCACTGGTGGTGATTGGCATGGCCACGCTGTCACGGCTGTTCCTCGATTCGGCGCTGGAGTTGATCGTCAGCGCCATCGCCGCCGGCGTGGGGATTGCGATGATCCAGGCATTGATGCCGGCGCTGATCAAAGCGCGGTTCAGCGATAATGTGTCGCTGTTCATGGGCCTGTACGTCACCGCGATCATGGGCGGTGCGGCAATGGCCGCGTCGTTTTCACCCTTCGTGCAGGTGCAGACCGGCAGTTGGCGCATCGGCCTGGCGATCTGGGCCGTGCTCGCAGTGCTGGCCTTGGTGTCCTGGCATGCGCAACGCTGCGTGCTGCCGCCGATGCCCCAAGCCGCGCGCGGCCCTCAGGCGTCGTTTTTCGCTAACGGCCGCGCCTGGTTGCTGGCGGTCTTTTTCGGCCTCGGCACTGCCTCCTACACCTGCGTGCTGGCCTGGCTGGCGCCCTACTACGTGGAGCAAGGCTGGAGCGAACAGAACGCAGGGTTGCTGCTGGGCTTCTTGACGGCCATGGAAGTGGTGTCCGGCTTGATCACACCCGCCATCGCCAACCGTCGCCAGGATAAACGCGGTGTGGTGGCCGTGCTGCTGGTGATGATCATCCTGGGTTTCTGCGGCTTGATTCTCAGCCCGCACCACCTCAGCTTATTGTGGCCCTGCCTGCTGGGCCTGGGCATCGGTGGCTTGTTCCCGATGAGCCTGATCCTGTCCCTCGACCACCTCGACAACCCACGCCGCGCCGGCGGCCTCACCGCGTTTGTGCAAGGTATCGGCTACCTGATTGCCGGGCTGTCGCCCTTGATCGCCGGGATGATCCGCGACCAACTGGGCAGCTTCGAATGGGCCTGGTGGTCGCTGACAGCGGTGATCGTGGTGATGCTAGTGATCGTCACGCGCTTCAACCCTCGGCATTACGCACGGCACATTGGCTGA